A single window of Watersipora subatra chromosome 9, tzWatSuba1.1, whole genome shotgun sequence DNA harbors:
- the LOC137404161 gene encoding alpha-ketoglutarate-dependent dioxygenase alkB homolog 3-like, which produces MSGKASRRSRVQGGWANSSPQSSAAHKKTAAVEDVHKLPVWIGNGKDSDLPQQSALKFHQPDEKDMQNDAAETQLITTPGIYDLSDEPSGISRVKLFHNFLDAEAAAKLMKDLLENVPWEQKCDIKDGRARSQPRVVAWYGNVEYSYSGLTHPPRPDWLPSLLEVKKMLEENSGLQFNSVLCNMYKNGKDHVSWHSDDEPLFGRLPTIATVSLGDTRVFELRKKVPPTDTGEYIYREYVRIPLPAGSLLLMEGATQLDWQHRIPIEYHDREKRISLTYRYVVS; this is translated from the exons ATGTCAGGGAAGGCCTCAAGAAGGTCAAGAGTTCAAGGAGGTTGGGCTAACTCATCACCTCAGTCATCTGCAGCGCACAAAAAAACAGCAGCTGTGGAAGACGTTCACAAACTTCCTGTCTGGATAGGCAATGGCAAGGACAGTGATCTCCCTCAGCAATCTGCCTTAAAGTTTCATCAGCCTGATGAAAAG GATATGCAGAATGACGCTGCTGAGACCCAGCTCATCAC CACACCGGGGATTTATGATCTCAGTGATGAGCCATCTGGCATCTCCAG GGTAAAGTTATTTCACAACTTTTTGGATGCTGAGGCTGCTGCTAAATTGATGAAAGATTTGTTAGAAAATGTACCGTGGGAGCAGAAGTGTGATATAAAGGACGGTCGGGCAAGGAGCCAGCCCCGGGTTGTAGCTTGGTACGGCAATGTGGAGTATAGCTATTCTGGTCTAACTCATCCTCCAAGACCTGAT TGGCTACCTAGTCTGCTGGAGGTAAAGAAGATGCTGGAAGAGAACAGCGGTCTCCAGTTTAACTCCGTCCTCTGCAACATGTATAAGAATGGAAAGGACCACGTTTCCTGGCACTCAGATGATGAGCCTCTCTTTGGTCGACTGCCCACCATAGCCACAGTATCGTTGGGGGACACGAGGGTGTTTGAACTGAGGAAAAAGGTGCCACCG ACAGATACAGGAGAGTACATCTACCGGGAGTATGTGAGGATTCCTCTTCCAGCAGGGAGTCTGCTCCTCATGGAGGGAGCGACACAGCTTGACTGGCAG